GTCCTAGAAGGAAGACCTCCCTGGGAACCTTGAAGAACCTTTTCTTCTATGGAGAGTGTACCAACATCGAAATAGGTATCGCTCTccacccccacttttttttgggggggggggggctctgGACAGAAATACTTTGTTTATTCTCCTTTCCCTAGGGACCTTCCCCAAAGATCGAAGCAAGAGGTGCTGGAGCCATCCAAGGCAGATCCAAACTATCTAACCAGGGTTGGCGCTGCGGCTATCTGCAGCATGGCAGAGCTGAGCCCACCGCACGCGGTACCAGGTATTCCAAGTGCGTGGCTCCGCAGGGCCTGCGAGCTGGGAGCCCGGAGCTGGGCGAGGCTTAAGAACTGTGATCCGGGCTAGTCATGGACATAGGGGAGGGCTAAGCCCGAGCGCGGAGCCCCAGAGGGGCCGGGCTGGGTAGATGGGACAGGGACCAGAGGGGTCTCCCCCACAGCCCAGAGGAAGCTTCGCTTTGGGCAAGAGCGCAAAGAGCTGCAGCAGGCGCTCTTTGTGCTTCTTACTTTCCCGGGCGGAAATACTCTGCTTAAACTCCTGTTTTTTGCGCCTGCAAActgccttcctcccacctctgttCTCGCGCGCGGAGAGACCTGCTTCTTCGGAAGAAGGAAGACAGGATCTTTTGGAAAGGCAGCCGGCCTACGCCTCCTCCCTTTCGTGGCGGCAGGGTGAAGAGCCCGGAGCTCTGTGTGTGAGAGACGGGAGGAAAGAGATTCAGAGGTTTGAGCCTCCCAGGCCGGGCAGTAGTGAGCCAGCTGTCTGCGACCTCTGCGCAGGACAGAGCTCAGCACATTGCACAAAGCCCCTGCAGCTCCCTTTCCAGCCTGACGCAGTGCTGGCCCTCCTCCCTTGTGTCCCTTGCCGGAACGAAGAGGAATCTTCCTTCTGAgcctactctgtgtgtgtgtgagtactAAAGACAACACTCAGGGAAAACCGTGGCCAATTTTAGAACCTCAGCCGCACCTGGTGAAATTCAGTCCGACCGGCCTCAAGTAAATCAGACCTAAAGcccttgtgtatgtgtgttgtcaTTAACTCCTGTGGCTTGAACCTGTTGGGTGGCATCTTTATAGAACCTAATCAGAAATCACACTAGTCGAGTATTAGTGGGGCTCAGCTTGCAGGGAATGAGAcctcttcattttcctctttccagCTTCTTCACTTCTCTCCCTAAGAAAACAATCCCAGGCTGCACTGAGGAGAGAGCCAGGTTGCCCCGCAGAGGGAAGAGCTAGAAATAATTCTCTGGGACCAGGCTTAAAGAAAGTGATTCTGCTAGGCTTTGGGAAGGAGTTTGGGGTGGGGGGCGCGGGGCGGGGACTAGAAGGGAGCCAAATGACTGAACGTTAGGGAGACCGGAAAAAAAGACCCAAAACTCACAGATCTAAAGGCATCTCTGGGCTGCTTTGAAAAAGTGAGATTATAAATCTTTGAACAGAATACTTCCTGTCCCTGACTTTTTGTTTTCTCGACATTGAGGGAAACCTGCTAATTTTGCTTGCAGCATCGTTTTTAAGTTTCCACTGTTTGCTTCTGACCTGTTTGATGGATTGTTTTCTTCCTAAAACTATTCTGACTCTACAAATTCCTTCACATAATTCAAGTTTTCGTACTGAGAGAAATGAGgaagtagaaagaaggaaaacaaatactaGATGGGGGATTTTCACCTTTCCTTGCTAAGTAAACGTTTACCTGTCATTAACTGTCAGTGTCATTCTAAATGGAATGATTTGTCCCATCAACTGTGAGGAGGTTGCCTATTTTCAGGATGGAGAGGCACTACCTGGTAGATGCCATCATGACTAAAGGTGTCTCTTTGGAAAGAGTTTCTGTTACATAGAAAACCTATTGAGCCACAAACTCCCACAGTCAAGAGACCCACATTACCAAGTTCTTACTCAACATTTTCCTTGAAGTCCTCAGATAGCTTTTTCCCATACATGCCTTTCTCTAGACATTGGAGGAGGGGGCAGGAGAAGATAGGGAGAGCAAACACCACAAATTTAAAAttctggtttttgtttcatttatttaaataaatataaatataaattttatataaaactattCACATACAAAGGGACTTCCAGTGACTTAGATTTTAAATTCTCCTCAGGTGAAATTTCAGAAAGCAAGACCTACAGGGtctaattttctaaattattttcaacttggatgtttttgtttgaaaacgacaacagaaaataatcaataaacCCTGTGTTCTTATCGGGTTCTGAAAGAGAGTAGGGATGGGGAAATGACATGCGCTTTCAAAAACCCCATACAGTGTTAAACTTAAACAAACCCTGTTTTTCCTCTGTTATATGATGAGATGAGTTGATTAtaagttatttacatttttataaaacaatctATAACTTCGAATTGGAGCCCCAGATAAACAGGTCAAGAAGGAGACGCGAAGGGTCAGGCCCAGCTTGTCCATTCCAGAACATCTAGGTTCGTTTCTTCTCCAGATGGGACCACTGCAATGAGCAAGGATTTGGGCCCCTGGGTGCCCCAAGCTTGGCGTTGCCTGGTCTGCTAGGAGCGGGGGATGTGAGGGAGGAGGCTCTCCCTCATAAGGGGGAAATCTCCTTGTCATCGTTGGCAGAGGCCGGCGACAGGGAGTCCTCATCCTCGGAGCGCGCATAATGCACCTGGCTCCCGACGCACTTGCAGCCCGCGTGACTGTTCCTCTGCGTGCCCTTCCCCTCCTTCTTGTGCTTCACTCGGCGGTTCTGAAACCAGATTTTCACCTGCTTCTCCGACAGGTTCAGGTAAGTGGCGATTTCGATCCTCCGGAGTCGAGACAGGTACATGTTGGAAGAGAATTCTCTCTCCAGCTCCAGGAGCTGCGTGCTGGTGAACGCCGTCCTCATCCTCTTGCCGTTGGGTACCTGGCTGGCGTCAGAGCCTCCTGCGGACGGGCGAAGAGAGGGTCGAGAGGTAAGGCTCGGGCAAGGCGCTCCCACCCCACGTGCTAACCAGGACACATTTCAGGGACCCATTCAGGGAATCCCAGCCGAACATCTGTATCTCTTTCCCATTTCAAGGCACGTGGTTGCTTAGCGGGGAAGAAGAGAGACGTGCAAAGCAAATAAAGGTCTTCGATGCACAGGACGCGAAGTCACAGGATTAAAGAGGGATAGGGGCTTGCACTATCTGATCATCTCTCTGAGCCTAGCGGAGAAGCGCGTAGGCTTggccaaaaacataaaaaagcttTAGCCAGCCCCGAAGCAGGGATGCCACACAGGTTCAAATacacccaccccacaccccaaGCAGTTAACCTCCGGTTTTTCCGGGGTGACATTCGAAGTCCCTAAGGCCCCAATACTAATAAGGCAATACTCGAGCACCTAGTACTACGAGTAAAATGCACCAGGCTGAGTGGAGAAGCTGGCAAACAAACTTCCACCTTCGTGGAACCTCTGTGGCCGACTCTACAGTTACACTAAaagcccctcctccctcttcaCCCTGTCCCTGGGCTCTCACTTCCTCCACTGGAGGTGGAAAGTTTGCCCCAGGAGCGCGAAAGGCGTGGAGCGCAGGTGCCCCAAGACCCCGCCCTACCCATGGTGAGGCAGTGGAATCTCCGCGGGTCCGCCACGTTGTAGGTGGTGGCGGCGCAGACAGGTGCGTGGTGTTGCGGGTGCCCCAAGGCCGCCGCGGCGGCtgccgccgctgctgctgctgccgccgccgcggCCGAGCCAGGTTGCTGGggctgatggtggtgatggtggtgctgcggctggtggtggtgatggtgcgCATGGTTCACCCGCGGGCAAAATTGCGCGTCCCCGGGAGCCGAAGAGAACTGGCTCTTAAGCAGAGGCAGTGCCCCTGCGGCCCCCGCCACCCCACTGCCTCCGGCCGCGGTAACCCCGGCCCCTGCACTCCCGCTGCCGGCGCCCACAGACCCCCGAGAGGAGTGCAGGTGCGAAGTGACGCAGAGAGGGCACACGCAGAACGCGCCGCTCTTGCGGGACGGGCAGCCGGGGCCGGACACGGACATCACCAACGGGGACGGCATGCCAAGAGGGATGAAGAAATCCGGCCCGGGGTGAGGTTCGGGCAGCGAGGGCGCAGGCCGTGAGGAGTCCTTGATGATGAGCGAGTCGACATAGAAGGAGCGCGACATGTCGAGAGGGGTTGGTGCCTGGAAGCCCCGGCCGGTCGCGGCGACCCCTCTCCTCTAGTGTTCTAAGCTCTGCCCTGGAAGCCGCGCACACACCGGCAGTGAAGCCCTTGGGGACGCAGAAGTGTTGGCGTCTGGGCTGGGAACAAAGGGGTCCCCGGAGAGGGTTGGTCCTCACGTCCCCCGCCCGGCGCCCCGGCTCGAGTATTTTATAGCCCCCCACCCTGGCACGTGATGCTGCGGAGTACCGCTCGGCTCAGGCTCCTCGGCAGCTCCCCACCCTCGGGATAGGCTGCCCGAGTCACAACAGAAGCCGCGAGGGGGGGCGGGCGCGCGGCGGGGAAGAACTcgggggagggggatgggggagaCTTTGCAAAGTGTAGGTTTTGTTAATTTCCCGGGGAGGCCGGCCTCCTCCCCCTCTTTCTCCACGCTTTACCGAGAAATCACAGCGCTGCATCCTGCATCCCACCCCCTCTCGCTACCCTGGCCCCAGCCCAACTCTTACCCACGCCCCGCCGCAGAGCGTaccaggtggggacttggaggcCTTTTTAATAGGAATGCGCGGTGTTCCCAGCTCCTCTGTGGTAGGGGTGGCTGCGGCGCGGTGAAGTGTGAGGCCTGCGGTTTGGAGCAGGATTGTGCGGGCGGCGGACTGGCAGTCTTCCAGTCCCTGAGCGCAGCTCTGGCCACGGTTACACCTACCCCTGTCCACAGCTTTTGGACTTGGCAGAGGTCATTCAAGTGGTTAGTTCAGGACAGTTCGGCGCAGAACAGTGAGGCCTCCCAGCTAAGAAGCCGTCAAGCTTTTCATGCTGATGTTGGACAAGGTCTAAAGTGGCTTTGTACTTGGGGCCCTCCTGGGGCCACTCAGACCAACGACCCTTCCTTGTTTCCCTTTCTGATCGGCGCCTCACACTTccgcagagagagagagagagagagagagagagagagagatgtggaagAGTCacccttttctttctccaaatagTCAACATCATGGCATTCCAGGGCAGCCCTACAAACTCCATCCTGAAGATTTTGGAGAGAGGACCCCAAACATCAAGCCCTCCTAAAGACGGAGCAGGGATTAGATAGACCTTCGCTCTGGGTCTGAGGATTTCCTGTCCGCTCATTTTTACCAATCTTGGGCAACTTAGCAAGGCTAACCAGGAAGCACTCTTTCCTCTGCATCCTAAGAACCTAAAAAGGATGAAGAGAATTCAGCCACCCAGGGAATCTCGCCTCTGATTGGCAGAAGAGGCTTTGTAAGGGAAATCTCTCTGGTCCATGGAAGTTTTGCAAACCCCTCGCTACCCAAGAAGGGGTGGCTGCCAAGCTATTGGGACTATTAATCTTTGGAGAAGGCAAGGTGGCAGAGGTAGCCATTTTCTCTCTTCGTTTCCCCCTGCAGAAAATCTGGTTGGGGCCATGAGGTTGGGCAGTAGCTAGTCTGATCCTTTTTCCAGAACAGTTAACTTCAATCTTCAGTTCATGATGGTGCTAAGAAACTTAGAGACAGGACTCCCTCCACCTGAGAGAACAAGGTGCCCAAATCCAGGAGAGCGCTAGCAAGAGGCACGGCTCTATCTTTCCATCCTCTGTCTTCCCCTCTCCATCTCTGTGATGGTCTCTCTTGCCTGCTAGAGAAGTGTAATTGGGTTGTAGGGATGCCCTGCTCTGGGGAGCCCAGGATTTATGGATGGCAATTAAAGTTTTATGAATTGCAGCTGAGGCTGGTTATTGAGCTATTTGAATGTGATTAGAATTCAATTAGAAAGCGGTTAGTGGACGGTGGGTCTCTGGAGTGTAAACAGACAGCTATTCCAGAAATGTGCTAATCCAACATCTTGTGACAACAATTAAGGAGTCTCAGGGCTTAACAGGGGGCAGCTCAGCTGTAACTACTTTTGTACCACAAGGTTTGCAGACACTCAGGCTCACCCCAGCCCACCATTGTTCATGACTGGAGGATCTAGGCAATCCCTGAAATCATTTCAGCCCCAGGAAGAAGGCTTGGAGCCCACTGATGGAGActggcaataaaaaaaaaagtaccctgCTGAATAGCAGGATATTTTTTACAGTCCTAAACCAGTCCAAATAGATGACTCGATTTCCCCTATTCACTTTGCAACTATATaagcatatatagatatagatatagatatagatatagatatagatactcTTTAAGAATAatagctttttctcttttcctcctctggGTTAGGTACCAGGTTTTCCATGGTCTGTTTTGGGCTGATGATTTGAGTCACAAAGTTCCCAGTGGTTTGGGGTGTGCTCAGAGGAAGAGCTCCTTTGCTAAAGTCCTAGAAATCGCACCCTTGTGCAGACCATTTTACTTTAGAGAATCTTAACTATGGAAGAGGCTTGTGCATCTTATTCAATTTGTGTCTTACTATGGAAACTTTCATTTTTCAGTGCCaaggaattttgaaaaatgtgagGGGCTCATGGGGTTTCCTAAGGGCTTCAAGGGGAGCAGTGGTTTCAGACCAGGCTAAGGCTGAAAGCAAGACCATGTCTGAAAAACTTGCCCCTTAGGGTACTTGGTTAATTGCTTCAGCCCACCAAGAGCAAGTATACTGGAATCCTATTTCTTGCATAGTCTCTGTCCACTCTGACTCATTTCTCTAGTTCTCTTTGGAACTCAGTGTCTGccagtctctctccctcctccttttctgAGTCCAGCCCCCATCTGGCCCTACTTGCCTATCCCCTCCTCAAAGGAAGCCTACCCTCCATGCCCCCAGGGCAGCACTGCcccccacccatccatccactggTCCTGCCCAGCCCTACCGTTCCCCAGAGTGCAGTGCCCTGAACCAGCAGGAGATCCCAAGTTCAGCTTTCTTTTCCTGAGAGGGAGCAGACAGACCATTGGCGTGTGCCCATGGTGCCTGAGCTGccatacaattttatttctcagtgATTCTGTCTGATAAAATTTCATCGTCCATTAAGTAATCCCCAAAATGAGAGCTCTTATGAGCCTATAATGAGCTCTAATTGCCACGACTCCGGGAGCCACGTGGAAGGATTTATTTGGTATTAAGCAGTTGGGTACAGAGTACAGGCTGTTACCTAAGCCATTACTTTCATAATTCAAGGAGAAAATTAGTTCTTTTAAAGGAAGGAGGAAATCTTTTTATTATCTCCCTCTTGCTCGGGATGATAGAGGGTGGTTTTGTCTTCCTTGAGTGCAAGACAGTGTCACATATGCAATGGTAACAAAATTGTTCTTTGTACTTCCTTCTGGCCAGGGCTCTCCACTCTTACCctcaacttagaaaaaaaaatcaaagctgttCTAGAAAGAACAGCAGAGGCATGGCCTTCTTGTCTCTGGATTCTCCAACTTGAGCCTGGGTGAGCAGTTTCCTTTCAGCCCAACCTTGAGATTTCAATTCTTAGTTCTAGCTTTCAAAAGGTCTCCAGTACTTCTTCCCAGCTCTGCAATGGCACCTGACCTGAACCCCACACTCCTGTctcacttctctttcttcctgtttcctttcATGGGCAAAGTCAGGGAAAGTAAAGGGCGGGGACTTAGCGTTGCTTATTCAACAGGCCCCAGAGTTCTGACCCGTTCCAGTGCTTAGCTGTTTTTTTCAGGCTGTAACTCCCACTTTGCCCCTCCCTCTGTGTCCTCCAAAATCCCCCCTCCCTTTCATCCCCAGTCCTTTTTTCTCTTAGTTTCAGCATTTGCCCACATGGTTCTCCAGCTCCAAATGGAGGCTGCAGGCAGGGCGGGACAGCCGGGGAGTTGGCGGGGCCGCCTCGGATTTATTTGCTCCTCTTACATTGATTTCATATTAGTTTCCAAAGCGATGAATGATCTCAAAGCTGGGTTTTGTTAGCAGAACACAAACAGGAGACAGGACTTACTTGCCCCCAGCTCCCTTTAATGAGGTCATTATCAAAGCGTGAACAAGTCTATGAATGTTTTATTGAAAGTGCATCGTTAACTTGTATCCATCCTTTTCTCCGAGTGGCATTG
This portion of the Rhinopithecus roxellana isolate Shanxi Qingling chromosome 2, ASM756505v1, whole genome shotgun sequence genome encodes:
- the GSX2 gene encoding GS homeobox 2; protein product: MSRSFYVDSLIIKDSSRPAPSLPEPHPGPDFFIPLGMPSPLVMSVSGPGCPSRKSGAFCVCPLCVTSHLHSSRGSVGAGSGSAGAGVTAAGGSGVAGAAGALPLLKSQFSSAPGDAQFCPRVNHAHHHHHQPQHHHHHHQPQQPGSAAAAAAAAAAAAAAAALGHPQHHAPVCAATTYNVADPRRFHCLTMGGSDASQVPNGKRMRTAFTSTQLLELEREFSSNMYLSRLRRIEIATYLNLSEKQVKIWFQNRRVKHKKEGKGTQRNSHAGCKCVGSQVHYARSEDEDSLSPASANDDKEISPL